One stretch of Micromonospora echinospora DNA includes these proteins:
- a CDS encoding carcinine hydrolase/isopenicillin-N N-acyltransferase family protein, with translation MRRTLIAGGLALLLLGTACGESRRSDPPAAAGSPTASRQDPGQVERTLASLRKVDDLPMYEMTYDGDYDPTAGLAGSTPPSPFGCSLFAALGDRERPMFARNFDWEPNPALVLRTDPPDGYASISLVDISYLGVAADPTGDRRLLDAPLLPFDGMNERGLAVGLAADDGARAEPVPGLPKVGSVRILRLVLDSAATVDEAVAVFKRYNLDFDGGPPLHYLLADATGASAVVEFVDGEMTVDRRSGPWQALTNVPAVGVPDRELRQDRRYGVLAKELDRTGGVVDAAGALRLLNAVRQSHTRWSVTYGLRSGEVRVVTAGGGARDYRLPMS, from the coding sequence ATGCGGAGGACCCTCATCGCCGGCGGGCTCGCGCTGCTCCTGCTCGGCACGGCCTGCGGGGAGAGCCGCCGGTCCGACCCGCCGGCCGCGGCCGGCTCGCCGACCGCCTCGCGGCAGGACCCGGGGCAGGTCGAGCGGACGCTGGCCAGCCTCCGCAAGGTCGACGACCTGCCGATGTACGAGATGACGTACGACGGCGACTACGACCCGACCGCCGGGCTGGCCGGGTCGACGCCGCCGAGCCCGTTCGGCTGCTCGCTGTTCGCCGCGCTCGGCGACCGGGAGCGGCCGATGTTCGCCCGCAACTTCGACTGGGAGCCGAACCCCGCGCTGGTGCTGCGCACCGACCCGCCGGACGGGTACGCCTCGATCTCCCTCGTGGACATCTCCTACCTGGGCGTGGCCGCCGACCCGACGGGGGACCGGCGGCTGCTCGACGCGCCGCTGCTGCCGTTCGACGGCATGAACGAGCGGGGTCTCGCGGTCGGGCTGGCCGCCGACGACGGGGCGCGCGCCGAGCCGGTGCCCGGCCTGCCGAAGGTGGGCTCGGTGCGCATCCTGCGCCTGGTGCTCGACTCGGCCGCCACCGTGGACGAGGCGGTCGCCGTGTTCAAGCGCTACAACCTGGACTTCGACGGCGGGCCGCCGCTGCACTACCTGCTGGCCGACGCGACCGGCGCGTCCGCGGTGGTGGAGTTCGTCGACGGGGAGATGACAGTGGACCGGCGGAGCGGCCCGTGGCAGGCGCTGACGAACGTGCCGGCCGTCGGGGTGCCGGACCGGGAACTGCGCCAGGACCGCCGGTACGGGGTGCTGGCGAAGGAGCTGGACCGCACCGGTGGGGTGGTCGACGCGGCCGGGGCGCTGCGGCTGCTGAACGCGGTACGCCAGTCGCACACCCGCTGGTCGGTCACGTACGGGCTGCGCAGCGGCGAGGTGCGGGTGGTCACGGCCGGTGGCGGCGCCCGCGACTACCGCCTGCCGATGAGCTGA
- a CDS encoding DUF1203 domain-containing protein, producing MTTTRTAFRIRPLPAGTLAELHRTGRDATGQPPEHRRATGGEPLRCCLRDARPDEALLLFGYAPPLPPSPYREVGPVFAHAAGCAGPDDVTAYPSQWRGREQVLRAYDSRGRIVGGRRHDGGDPEAVIAELFADPAVDLLHSRNVVYGCWMFAVVRS from the coding sequence GTGACGACCACCCGTACCGCGTTCCGGATCCGCCCGCTGCCCGCCGGGACACTCGCCGAGCTGCACCGTACCGGCCGCGACGCCACCGGGCAGCCGCCCGAGCACCGGCGTGCCACCGGCGGCGAGCCGCTGCGCTGCTGCCTGCGCGACGCCCGGCCCGACGAGGCGCTGCTGCTGTTCGGGTACGCCCCGCCGCTGCCGCCGAGCCCGTACCGCGAGGTGGGGCCGGTGTTCGCGCACGCCGCCGGCTGCGCCGGCCCGGACGACGTGACGGCGTACCCGTCCCAGTGGCGCGGACGGGAGCAGGTGCTGCGCGCGTACGACAGCCGGGGCCGCATCGTAGGCGGACGGCGACACGACGGCGGCGACCCGGAGGCGGTGATCGCGGAGCTGTTCGCCGACCCGGCGGTGGACCTGCTGCACAGCCGCAACGTCGTGTACGGCTGCTGGATGTTCGCCGTCGTGCGGAGCTGA
- a CDS encoding transglutaminase domain-containing protein, which yields MDVDDYRAHSPYSDPRHHAALLDAVPADLPTVAATARNVIIHYRAGGVELPDIRQAEVNLRWMDRILDADQSRFPLPLTAERPAAERVAGCCRDHTLLTVAALRQHGIPARSRVGFVSYFLPGWHHDHVLAEWWNGERWVWSDPELDPAGDQPFDGYDIDPEAGHFESAARVWLAYRAGRIDPDTYGVDPSVPIRGDWLIHDYVLLELAHRHKDEVLLWDEFGAMTEDLTAADLPLVDEVATLLVAADRGDAAAERELTRRYASDARLRPGPTVHCADPVSGVTADVDLRR from the coding sequence ATGGACGTCGACGACTACCGCGCCCACTCCCCGTACAGCGATCCCCGCCATCACGCGGCGCTGCTCGACGCCGTACCGGCCGACCTGCCCACAGTCGCGGCGACCGCCCGCAACGTGATCATCCACTACCGCGCCGGCGGCGTGGAGCTGCCGGACATCCGCCAGGCCGAGGTGAACCTGCGCTGGATGGACCGCATCCTCGACGCCGACCAGTCGCGGTTCCCGCTGCCGCTGACCGCCGAGCGCCCGGCCGCCGAGCGGGTCGCCGGCTGCTGCCGGGACCACACGCTGCTCACGGTCGCGGCGCTGCGCCAGCACGGCATCCCGGCCCGCAGCCGGGTCGGCTTCGTGAGCTACTTCCTGCCCGGCTGGCACCACGACCACGTGCTCGCCGAGTGGTGGAACGGAGAGCGCTGGGTCTGGTCCGACCCGGAGCTGGACCCGGCCGGCGACCAGCCGTTCGACGGCTACGACATCGACCCGGAGGCGGGGCACTTCGAGTCGGCGGCCCGGGTGTGGCTGGCGTACCGGGCGGGCCGGATCGACCCGGACACCTACGGCGTGGACCCGTCGGTGCCGATTCGGGGCGACTGGCTCATCCACGACTACGTGCTGCTGGAGCTGGCCCACCGGCACAAGGACGAGGTGCTGCTCTGGGACGAGTTCGGGGCGATGACCGAGGACCTGACCGCCGCCGATCTTCCGCTCGTCGACGAGGTCGCCACGCTGCTGGTGGCGGCCGACCGCGGCGACGCCGCCGCCGAGCGGGAGCTGACCCGGCGGTACGCCTCGGACGCCCGGTTGCGTCCGGGGCCGACGGTCCACTGCGCCGACCCGGTCTCCGGCGTGACCGCCGACGTGGACCTGCGGCGCTGA
- a CDS encoding asparagine synthetase B family protein, translating to MCGIALSIGPEADPATFRRMLAALAPRGEVTETRQENGLLAGVRRLRIVDRERSTQPWMSPDERHLLCFNGEIFNHHELRAELTRLGHEFRTTGDTEVVLTAFRQWGENAVRRLRGEYAFVIVERDSGRAYLARDPLGVKPLYWSRLPGCLQLASEVKALVGHGAPISEVAPGHHGWVEPGGPVRPRPHVDLLTLGDGLPVIDDPDEAALLVRVALTDAMRTRLDTDLTVGVVLSGGLDSSLALLHARELHPDCVAVTIGVPESPDVAYARRLAADLGVPHEVIELRPRDIRLADVREAIRVSELTEYGDIINAVVSVPIFRRLRELGVRVVLTGDGSDELFGGYPMYHQVGPERSRRLFLHKIRNLCRTELQRVDRASMAHGVEARVPFLDLSVVELAMRLPLDLKLRDGQEKWIVRQAFADLLPGYVRQRPKNPMSYSSGLHERTRLYKPLFARLHRSFGYDLLEPVRRDFDSVLTRCGNDLDRAIAEGMARPDYTVLEHARDLVGAARWNAAPMVRRLVNPRRTRGDEAPLPG from the coding sequence GTGTGCGGCATCGCGCTGAGCATCGGCCCCGAGGCCGACCCGGCCACCTTCCGCCGGATGCTCGCCGCGCTCGCGCCGCGCGGTGAGGTCACCGAGACCCGCCAGGAGAACGGCCTGCTCGCCGGCGTACGGCGGTTGCGGATCGTGGACCGGGAGCGGTCCACGCAGCCCTGGATGTCGCCGGACGAGCGGCACCTGCTCTGCTTCAACGGCGAGATCTTCAACCACCACGAGCTGCGTGCCGAGCTGACCCGGCTCGGGCATGAGTTCCGCACCACCGGCGACACCGAGGTGGTGCTGACCGCATTCCGCCAGTGGGGCGAGAACGCGGTACGCCGGCTGCGCGGGGAGTACGCGTTCGTCATCGTCGAGCGGGACAGCGGGCGGGCGTACCTGGCCCGGGACCCGCTCGGGGTCAAGCCCCTGTACTGGTCCCGCCTGCCCGGCTGCCTGCAACTCGCCTCCGAGGTCAAGGCGCTGGTCGGGCACGGCGCGCCGATCAGCGAGGTGGCGCCCGGACATCACGGCTGGGTCGAACCCGGCGGGCCGGTCCGGCCGCGTCCGCACGTCGACCTGCTCACCCTCGGCGACGGCCTGCCGGTGATCGACGACCCGGACGAGGCGGCCCTGCTGGTCCGCGTCGCGCTCACCGACGCGATGCGGACCCGGCTGGACACCGACCTCACCGTCGGCGTGGTGCTCTCCGGCGGCCTGGACAGCTCGCTGGCGCTGCTGCACGCCCGGGAACTGCACCCGGACTGCGTGGCGGTCACCATCGGCGTGCCGGAGAGCCCGGACGTCGCGTACGCCCGGCGGCTCGCCGCCGACCTCGGCGTGCCGCACGAGGTGATCGAGCTGCGCCCACGCGACATCCGGCTGGCCGACGTACGCGAGGCGATCCGGGTCTCCGAGCTGACCGAGTACGGCGACATCATCAACGCCGTCGTCTCGGTGCCGATCTTCCGGCGGCTGCGCGAGCTGGGCGTACGGGTGGTGCTCACCGGCGACGGCTCCGACGAACTGTTCGGCGGCTACCCGATGTACCACCAGGTCGGGCCGGAGCGGTCCCGCCGGCTGTTCCTGCACAAGATCCGCAACCTGTGCCGGACCGAGCTGCAACGGGTGGACCGGGCCAGCATGGCGCACGGCGTGGAGGCGCGGGTGCCGTTCCTCGACCTCAGCGTCGTCGAGCTGGCCATGCGGCTGCCGCTGGACCTCAAGCTGCGCGACGGGCAGGAGAAGTGGATCGTCCGGCAGGCCTTCGCCGATCTGCTGCCCGGCTACGTCCGGCAGCGGCCGAAGAACCCGATGTCGTACTCGTCGGGCCTGCACGAGCGGACCCGCCTCTACAAGCCACTGTTCGCCCGGCTGCACCGCTCCTTCGGCTACGACCTGCTGGAACCGGTCCGGCGGGACTTCGACAGCGTGCTCACCCGGTGCGGCAACGACCTCGACCGGGCCATCGCCGAGGGCATGGCCCGGCCTGACTACACGGTGCTGGAACACGCCCGGGACCTGGTCGGCGCGGCCCGGTGGAACGCCGCGCCGATGGTCCGGCGGCTGGTCAACCCGCGCCGCACCCGAGGCGACGAGGCGCCCCTGCCCGGGTGA